One Psychrosphaera aestuarii DNA window includes the following coding sequences:
- a CDS encoding glutaredoxin family protein, whose translation MASLYLLSTAGCHLCDTAVHILNDRHIEFELVEILDDDQLVAQYGDKIPVLIAQGAEQALFWPFDASQITQYKEYYGIS comes from the coding sequence ATGGCTAGTTTATACCTTTTATCAACGGCGGGTTGCCATTTATGTGATACCGCCGTACATATATTAAATGATCGTCATATAGAATTTGAACTAGTGGAAATATTAGACGATGACCAACTAGTCGCGCAGTATGGTGATAAAATTCCCGTTTTAATTGCTCAGGGAGCAGAACAAGCTTTGTTCTGGCCGTTTGATGCATCACAAATAACCCAATATAAAGAGTATTATGGAATTAGTTAG
- the uup gene encoding ATP-binding cassette ATPase Uup, producing MELVRLSNAQLAFGSHPILNHVDFQINAGERVCIVGRNGAGKSSLLKVISGDQSLDDGRIQFVNDATVARLEQDPPRGQHGTVLEFVSAGLQHVKDLMNEFNDVAMKVAEDESLMSRMEKIQQEIDLHEGWTLDLRISQTLTTLGLSPEQDINKLSGGWLRKLALARALVKQPNILLLDEPTNHLDIDAIAWLESFLKEFKGAIVFISHDRAFIRAMATRIIDLDRGNATSIVGTYDYYLEEKQRLLEVEEQQNALFDKKLAQEEVWIRQGIKARRTRNEGRVRALKDLRVQRKGRIDAPTTANMSIQQGEKSAKKVFEAKDISYSIPGKTLINDFSCLVMRGDRVALVGPNGVGKSTLIKLLLGDIAPEQGIIHIGENLNVAYFDQHRLALDIEKTVQDNVADGKQEIEFNGSSRHVLGYLQDFLFPPARSRTPVKALSGGEKNRLLLAKLFVKPSNVLILDEPTNDLDVETLELLEELVANYQGTVLLVSHDREFIDNTATTIWAFEGNGYINKVVGGYADYRDYLARIESNDKTKNSDAEKKSQPSIVSKPVKTSSKKKLSYKEARELESLPKLLESLEKDIEEAQLIVNSPDFFKSSSDQTQKALNQLAELESKMEIAFARWEELEEQQQNQ from the coding sequence ATGGAATTAGTTAGACTGAGTAACGCCCAATTAGCTTTTGGTAGTCATCCGATATTAAATCATGTCGATTTTCAAATTAATGCAGGTGAACGTGTTTGTATCGTCGGTCGCAATGGTGCAGGTAAGTCGTCATTATTAAAAGTTATCAGTGGTGATCAATCGTTAGACGATGGACGGATTCAATTTGTTAATGATGCAACTGTAGCTAGGTTAGAGCAAGATCCGCCAAGAGGCCAGCACGGTACAGTTTTAGAATTTGTTAGTGCAGGGTTACAACACGTAAAAGACTTGATGAATGAGTTTAATGATGTCGCAATGAAAGTAGCGGAAGATGAGTCATTAATGTCGAGAATGGAAAAAATTCAACAAGAAATTGATTTGCACGAAGGCTGGACGTTAGACCTAAGGATATCTCAAACTCTAACGACCTTAGGTTTGTCGCCAGAACAAGATATTAATAAATTGTCAGGAGGCTGGTTACGAAAACTAGCACTTGCTAGAGCGTTAGTTAAGCAACCAAATATTCTACTTTTAGATGAGCCTACAAACCACTTGGATATAGATGCCATTGCTTGGTTAGAAAGTTTTCTAAAAGAGTTCAAAGGGGCAATTGTATTTATTTCTCATGACAGAGCGTTTATACGCGCGATGGCCACGAGGATAATTGACTTAGACCGCGGTAATGCTACTAGTATCGTTGGAACATACGATTATTACTTGGAAGAAAAACAACGCCTTCTAGAAGTTGAAGAGCAGCAAAACGCTTTGTTTGACAAAAAATTGGCCCAAGAAGAAGTATGGATTCGCCAAGGTATAAAAGCACGTAGAACCAGAAATGAAGGCCGTGTAAGGGCGCTTAAAGACTTACGGGTGCAAAGAAAAGGGCGTATCGACGCGCCAACAACTGCAAATATGTCGATACAACAAGGTGAAAAGAGCGCCAAAAAAGTATTTGAAGCGAAAGACATAAGCTACTCAATTCCGGGCAAAACATTAATTAACGACTTCTCTTGTTTAGTAATGCGAGGAGACCGTGTAGCATTAGTTGGTCCTAACGGAGTTGGTAAATCTACTTTAATCAAGCTTTTGTTAGGAGACATAGCGCCAGAACAAGGAATTATACATATAGGTGAAAACTTAAATGTTGCTTACTTTGATCAACACCGTTTAGCGCTAGATATTGAAAAAACAGTTCAAGACAATGTCGCCGACGGTAAGCAAGAAATCGAATTTAACGGTTCATCGCGCCATGTGCTTGGGTATTTACAAGACTTCTTATTCCCTCCAGCTCGTTCACGTACACCAGTAAAAGCGTTATCTGGCGGCGAAAAAAATCGACTATTACTTGCGAAGCTTTTTGTTAAACCATCAAATGTATTAATTCTTGATGAACCAACAAATGACTTAGATGTGGAAACATTGGAATTATTAGAAGAGTTAGTCGCGAATTACCAAGGTACGGTTTTATTAGTGAGCCATGATAGGGAGTTTATCGATAATACAGCGACGACTATCTGGGCATTTGAAGGCAACGGCTATATAAATAAAGTTGTTGGCGGTTACGCTGATTATCGAGATTACCTTGCCCGTATTGAGTCAAATGACAAAACCAAGAATTCCGATGCTGAAAAAAAATCTCAACCAAGTATAGTGAGCAAACCAGTAAAAACTTCGAGCAAGAAAAAACTTTCATATAAAGAGGCTCGCGAGTTAGAATCGTTACCAAAATTATTGGAATCTCTAGAGAAAGATATAGAAGAGGCGCAACTTATCGTAAATTCGCCTGACTTTTTTAAGAGTAGTAGTGACCAAACACAAAAAGCATTGAACCAATTAGCTGAATTAGAGTCGAAGATGGAAATTGCCTTCGCACGATGGGAAGAGCTAGAAGAACAACAACAAAATCAATAG
- a CDS encoding DUF3466 family protein: MKISKTAVAVATLLISTASHAAKYKVVELSVAPDYRQSFGIANNDVGDVLSISRDSVNFPFYFDVLSSTTHSILRANCGVSQEELDAEALDASSAACLKSELARTSSTSTIYAYNSAFQKVGDIKTSYFGNNYDNGVLNLVDQIDERLGTYTRSNTEQLSNINNSGVAVGTVSAPYVYSTVDIETTEGELTPTILFSREYNKRAVLLSNGEVAIIEPTNTTYGGVSSAFDISETGYVSGIQSIGVTDNFTSQIETGCEDSNLPLEVCQWSYTVQGNVFKLRPVVWKLDSNNSVVETITYDLAFEPTEVQTGNYTAYAAAVNDAGIAVGYGDAPLFNSSSTTAVAKYPLVFANGETKHILSESDGYDAGYAVDINNQNLVVGKVQKFFDGQFNDTFFVYDLNSDTLEFPVVFYKGSQAIGNSINNNGIVVGEGEYEVTTANQRRKHAFIYNAISKEFNNINDLTECNSSYEVIEARDINNNNEIVATALKTVEQRDALGEVVKDDSGEAVTVEVPVAVLLEPIDGGSVDVCAEDVSVPYERKGFANSILLISLLGVFVVIRRRFL; this comes from the coding sequence GTGAAAATTTCTAAAACTGCGGTGGCAGTCGCAACGTTACTTATAAGTACTGCATCTCATGCAGCTAAATATAAAGTTGTAGAATTATCAGTTGCCCCAGATTACAGGCAGAGTTTTGGTATCGCTAATAACGATGTAGGTGATGTATTAAGTATTTCAAGGGACAGTGTAAATTTTCCGTTTTACTTTGATGTGTTATCGTCAACAACACACTCCATTTTGAGAGCAAATTGTGGTGTGTCCCAAGAAGAATTAGATGCCGAAGCGTTAGATGCTTCTTCAGCAGCATGCTTAAAGTCAGAGTTAGCCCGTACGTCTTCTACTTCAACCATCTATGCCTATAACTCGGCATTTCAGAAAGTAGGTGATATAAAAACAAGCTACTTTGGAAATAATTATGATAATGGCGTACTTAATTTAGTTGATCAAATAGATGAACGCCTTGGCACTTATACAAGAAGTAATACTGAGCAGTTATCTAATATCAACAATTCGGGTGTAGCGGTTGGTACTGTATCAGCGCCATATGTTTATTCAACCGTTGATATAGAAACAACAGAGGGAGAACTGACTCCAACAATTCTGTTTTCTCGAGAATATAATAAGAGAGCCGTATTATTAAGTAATGGTGAAGTTGCTATAATTGAGCCAACGAACACTACCTATGGTGGCGTTTCAAGTGCATTTGATATCTCAGAAACAGGATATGTATCAGGCATTCAATCAATTGGGGTGACTGATAATTTTACTTCGCAAATAGAAACGGGCTGTGAAGACTCTAATTTACCTTTAGAAGTATGTCAGTGGAGTTATACCGTCCAGGGTAATGTATTTAAATTGCGGCCTGTAGTTTGGAAACTTGATTCAAATAATTCGGTTGTAGAAACAATAACATATGATTTAGCTTTTGAACCGACAGAGGTGCAAACTGGCAATTATACGGCATATGCGGCGGCAGTAAACGATGCAGGGATCGCCGTAGGTTATGGTGATGCACCACTTTTCAACTCTTCAAGTACGACCGCTGTTGCTAAGTACCCTTTAGTGTTTGCTAACGGCGAAACTAAACATATTTTATCAGAAAGTGATGGCTATGATGCTGGTTATGCTGTTGATATCAATAATCAAAACTTAGTTGTTGGTAAGGTTCAAAAGTTTTTTGACGGTCAATTTAACGACACATTTTTTGTTTATGACTTAAACTCGGATACCCTGGAGTTTCCAGTCGTGTTTTATAAAGGTAGCCAAGCGATAGGTAATTCCATTAACAATAATGGAATCGTCGTAGGTGAAGGCGAATACGAAGTTACAACAGCAAATCAACGTCGTAAACATGCGTTTATCTACAATGCTATTAGTAAAGAGTTTAATAATATTAACGATTTAACTGAGTGCAATTCAAGTTATGAGGTAATTGAAGCTCGTGACATTAATAACAACAATGAAATAGTCGCAACTGCCCTCAAGACGGTGGAGCAAAGAGATGCGTTAGGTGAAGTTGTTAAAGATGACTCAGGTGAAGCAGTTACTGTGGAAGTCCCAGTTGCTGTTTTATTAGAGCCTATCGATGGTGGCTCAGTGGATGTATGTGCTGAAGACGTATCAGTACCATATGAGCGAAAAGGTTTTGCTAATAGCATTTTGTTAATTTCACTTTTAGGTGTGTTTGTAGTTATTAGACGCCGATTTTTATAA